From Helicoverpa zea isolate HzStark_Cry1AcR chromosome 23, ilHelZeax1.1, whole genome shotgun sequence, one genomic window encodes:
- the LOC124641943 gene encoding clathrin interactor 1-like, with protein MDRFISMWKVRELADKVTNVVMNYTEVEGKVREATSDEAWGPTGQQMQELALATFTYEHFPEVMSMLWRRMLHDNRSHWRRTYKCLLLLSYLVRNGSERVVTSAREHIYDLRSLENYTYVDDVGKDQGINIRHKVRELIDFIQDDEKLREERKKAKKNKDKYIGMSSEAVVMGMRGSSAGWGEYSDRSSNWEEPKERNDDDEYEREDSDGDYGHHRERRPQKENVYRDSDVVSSSPPRARSLERAERNERLDRAERAERADRAERADRAERADRAERADRAERAAPKPFSINLKSPVKQKPSTPVKKIDLGAAASYGKSSSASAPAPQSQQSQELLDDLFKTCAAPAEPPRGLDSANVLDDFDPRAEEPPLPRKVSNEFGDFTNAFGPPANNNEGFADFSSAFTDNNTATVNNTNILLGSSNNLMSAGNNLMGASNNLMGASNNMMGASNNLMGSNNLMNSNSLLSSTNMNTAPSSNLDLLSELSPPALSAVDSLPDQLSGVTLQPALAPGIQPTPVGLLNPIAPNSTAGAAPAAPAKPAAKLGATWADTTGAINIDVDNLLAPRSPRAGPAPSINQLKSSPSSPAHQPPPYLVQASLNNNFASPQPGQPMRPAFAHNNSFLQ; from the exons CACAAACGTAGTGATGAACTACACGGAGGTAGAAGGCAAGGTGCGCGAGGCGACCTCGGACGAGGCGTGGGGCCCCACCGGCCAGCAGATGCAGGAGCTCGCGCTGGCCACCTTCACGTACGAGCACTTCCCCGAAGTCATGTCCATGCTGTGGCGGCGGATGCTGCATGATAACCGCAGCCATTGGCGCAGGACTTATAAG TGCCTGCTACTCCTAAGCTACCTGGTCCGCAACGGTTCTGAGCGCGTGGTGACGTCGGCGCGGGAGCACATCTACGACCTGCGCTCGCTCGAGAACTACACATACGTCGATGATGTGGGGAAAGATCAG GGTATCAACATAAGGCACAAAGTGCGAGAGCTGATAGACTTCATACAGGACGACGAGAAACTGCGCGAGGAGAGGAAGAAGGCCAAGAAGAACAAAGACAAGTATATTG GCATGTCGTCGGAGGCGGTGGTGATGGGCATGCGCGGCAGCTCGGCCGGCTGGGGCGAGTACAGCGACCGCAGCTCCAACTGGG AAGAGCCGAAAGAGAGGAATGATGATGACGAGTACGAGAGAGAGGATTCAGATGGAGATTACGGACATCACAGGGAGAGGAGACCACAGAA AGAAAACGTATACCGCGATTCAGACGTCGTAAGCTCGAGTCCTCCTCGCGCCCGGTCGCTGGAGCGAGCCGAGCGCAACGAGCGACTCGACCGAGCCGAGCGAGCTGAGCGAGCTGACCGCGCCGAGCGAGCTGACCGCGCCGAGCGAGCTGACCGCGCCGAGCGAGCTGACCGCGCCGAGCGAGCTGCGCCTAAACCGTTCAGCATTAACCTTAAGAGCCCTGTTAAGCAGAAGCCTTCTACACCTGTTAAGAAGATTGATTTAG GAGCAGCAGCATCATACGGCAAGTCCTCTTCAGCATCGGCGCCGGCTCCTCAGAGCCAGCAGTCGCAGGAACTGCTGGATGACCTGTTCAAGACCTGTGCAGCACCCGCCGAGCCACCACGAGGCCTGGACTCTGCTAACGTGCTAGATGATTTTGATCCTAg AGCCGAAGAACCGCCGCTACCACGAAAAGTATCGAACGAATTCGGCGACTTCACAAACGCATTCGGTCCCCCCGCCAACAACAACGAAGGATTCGCCGACTTCTCCAGCGCCTTCACCGATAACAACACTGCTACTGTTAACAACACTAATATCTTGCTGGGTTCAAGCAATAACTTGATGAGTGCAGGCAATAACCTGATGGGTGCGAGCAATAACTTGATGGGAGCGAGCAACAATATGATGGGTGCGAGCAACAATTTGATGGGGAGCAATAACTTGATGAATTCCAACAGTTTGCTTAGTTCTACAAATATGAATACAG CCCCATCGTCGAACCTGGACCTTCTGAGTGAGCTGTCCCCCCCCGCACTGTCAGCGGTGGACTCGTTACCCGACCAGCTGTCCGGCGTCACGCTGCAGCCTGCTCTCGCGCCAG GTATTCAACCGACGCCCGTGGGTCTCCTGAACCCCATAGCTCCCAACAGCACGGCGGGCGCCGCCCCCGCCGCCCCCGCCAAGCCCGCCGCCAAGCTCGGCGCCACGTGGGccgacaccacgggcgccatcAACATCGACGTGGACAACCTGCTGGCGCCCCGCTCCCCCCGCGCCGGCCCCGCGCCCTCCATCAACCAGCTCAAGTCCTCCCCCTCCAGCCCCGCGCACCAGCCGCCGCCCTACCTCGTGCAGGCGAGCCTCAACAACAACTTCGCCAGCCCGCAGCCGGGGCAGCCCATGCGACCCGCCTTCGCTCACAACAACTCCTTCCTCCAATGA
- the LOC124641941 gene encoding telomere length regulation protein TEL2 homolog — MCDRRTNQTVLDTFRIFFVAGELFGTACQRALRRAALHVQAAGRVRSAAELAALQAALAGAREALPGPVTLQRLTRADPPALAGRELDAYADLLTALARCLLPQWPLCRQQIQDLFTLDEGAHNAREALSILCSFLKHETDTTAVKALSDILVAYIKSDVIFTAIVDCCTPDSEDTDASDRDDAWEHYVQLLVTLPQRVANRLEINTPKAFSHENFAYYLIFHVIRAIDFMSQSSFQESTQYKIKGLSHFVSKIITNFYMGGDSPVIASFVDILSAWTETSEQNRYVKRKLIQTLLKHLSRQAIEYLSIMLLKQCPIHYKADQQIIYNVIGDNFDTNNDWKEILSFKIPFYVKPKDYKDTTIQENLLYYLSYTKNSEGNMNELILKLATVWADVRLINTSNLMEHIYISQLLILAVRYRVTMSLWSKSAWKTSELKNILLRGMGKHLDVLSPEFRCVGTATIEIILKIMAELETDKKPELKFQYDDMGDSCKQIYQNLKDLSHRCLIDHRRKGPDNYVPRQINLKQSLDYIASRFAKDENCRAHNTIVSCAVKGPEQTKEIVKTIISVKLDALDGKQENLDSDDDLVPYDMSNDISASAKKHPKYLRDVLEIIVEASDAELFECSVEVAEEVVTKQLRDEDPKVVTEILDVFVHLEPKYHIDDFDNIKFKTCVAIVCQRPAVAAPHLCKEIHTDIGRYSIATKIFMLDVLCEAVNRISGVYSHKKLIPLKTEEIICEPQKEVPPEEIIRRRLINKTRYFHTKKPHPFSKAKRNMFAAVADNIFYPLVGGFGYNQLTLSQHNLKQDVDNILLLKYLSVVGNVVLATKNCPKVTTYCWEVVKIVLYMRYTPEPTIQTSVMSLLASVILVVPSSILKVEFFDVMMELRSWLIDCLKNVDLTMRLGGPKSESAIFAGQVLALLEKNLGDIE, encoded by the coding sequence ATGTGTGACCGTCGAACGAACCAAACAGTTTTGGACACTTTCAGGATTTTTTTCGTTGCAGGCGAGTTGTTTGGTACCGCGTGCCAGCGGGCGCTGCGCCGCGCCGCCCTGCACGTGCAGGCCGCGGGCCGCGTGCGCAGCGCCGCCGAGCTGGCGGCCCTGCAGGCGGCGCTGGCGGGGGCCCGCGAGGCGCTGCCGGGCCCCGTCACGCTGCAGCGCCTCACCCGCGCCGACCCGCCCGCGCTCGCCGGCCGCGAGCTCGACGCCTACGCCGACCTGCTCACTGCCCTGGCTCGCTGCCTGCTGCCGCAGTGGCCGCTGTGCCGCCAGCAGATACAGGACCTCTTCACCCTTGACGAGGGTGCGCACAACGCGAGGGAAGCCCTCTCCATACTCTGCAGCTTCCTCAAGCACGAGACCGACACGACCGCCGTCAAGGCCCTGTCCGACATACTGGTCGCGTACATCAAGAGTGACGTCATCTTCACCGCCATAGTGGACTGCTGCACCCCCGACTCCGAAGACACTGACGCCAGCGACCGCGACGACGCCTGGGAGCATTACGTGCAACTGCTCGTAACACTGCCCCAGAGAGTCGCCAATAGATTAGAGATCAATACCCCCAAGGCATTCTCCCATGAAAACTTTGCTTACTATTTGATATTCCACGTAATAAGAGCGATAGATTTCATGTCCCAGAGCAGTTTCCAAGAAAGCACGCAGTATAAAATAAAGGGGCTGTCCCACTTTGTATCAAAGATTATCACAAACTTTTACATGGGCGGCGACTCGCCCGTCATAGCCAGCTTCGTAGACATACTGTCTGCGTGGACCGAGACTTCCGAACAAAACCGATACGTCAAGCGCAAACTCATACAAACATTACTCAAACATTTATCCCGACAAGCGATAGAATACCTGAGCATAATGCTACTCAAGCAATGTCCTATACACTATAAAGCTGATCAACAGATAATCTACAATGTTATCGGTGATAACTTCGATACGAACAATGATTGGAAGGAAATACTCAGTTTCAAAATACCTTTTTACGTAAAACCAAAAGACTACAAAGATACGACGATACAGGAGAACTTGTTGTACTATCTGTCGTACACGAAGAACTCCGAGGGGAACATGAACGAGTTGATCCTGAAGCTCGCCACGGTATGGGCGGACGTCAGGCTCATCAACACTTCCAACTTAATGGAACACATCTACATCTCCCAGCTACTCATCCTAGCAGTCCGGTACAGGGTCACCATGTCTCTCTGGAGTAAGTCAGCTTGGAAGACTTCAGAACTCAAGAATATATTGCTGCGAGGCATGGGCAAACACCTCGACGTGCTGTCCCCAGAGTTCCGCTGTGTGGGCACTGCCACCATAGAGATAATACTCAAGATAATGGCTGAACTAGAAACAGATAAGAAACCAGAACTCAAATTCCAGTACGACGATATGGGAGACTCGTGCAAACAAATATATCAGAACCTAAAAGATTTGTCGCACCGTTGTCTTATAGACCACAGACGCAAGGGACCGGACAACTACGTGCCTCGACAGATCAATTTAAAACAATCGCTGGATTATATCGCGAGCAGATTCGCTAAGGACGAAAACTGTAGAGCGCATAATACTATAGTCTCTTGTGCAGTCAAGGGTCCTGAACAAACTAAGGAAATAGTAAAAACTATTATATCTGTTAAACTAGATGCGTTAGACGGCAAACAAGAAAATCTGGATTCCGATGACGATCTAGTACCTTATGACATGAGTAATGATATTTCTGCCAGTGCTAAGAAACATCCCAAATATCTGAGAGATGTACTAGAGATCATCGTTGAAGCGTCAGATGCGGAACTATTTGAGTGCAGCGTTGAAGTGGCCGAGGAAGTGGTCACCAAACAACTGAGGGACGAAGATCCGAAGGTTGTAACCGAGATACTAGACGTGTTCGTGCATCTCGAGCCTAAATACCACATAGATGATTTCGACAATATAAAGTTCAAAACGTGTGTAGCGATTGTATGTCAACGACCTGCAGTAGCGGCGCCACATCTCTGTAAGGAAATACATACGGACATAGGACGATACTCCATCGCAACCAAAATATTCATGTTAGACGTATTATGTGAAGCTGTCAATAGGATATCCGGAGTGTACTCGCACAAAAAACTAATTCCACTTAAAACTGAAGAAATTATCTGCGAGCCCCAAAAAGAAGTGCCGCCCGAAGAGATCATAAGGCGAAGACTTATTAATAAAACTAGGTATTTCCACACGAAAAAACCACATCCCTTTTCTAAAGCCAAGAGGAATATGTTTGCGGCTGTTGCTGACAATATCTTCTATCCATTAGTGGGGGGTTTTGGATACAATCAGCTGACGCTTAGCCAACACAACCTCAAGCAAGATGTGGACAACATACTGTTATTAAAATACCTGTCAGTCGTCGGCAATGTGGTGCTAGCAACGAAGAACTGTCCCAAAGTGACTACATACTGTTGGGAGGTTGTTAAGATAGTGCTATACATGCGATATACCCCGGAGCCGACGATACAGACGAGTGTCATGTCCCTGCTCGCGTCTGTGATCCTCGTGGTGCCGTCGAGTATACTGAAAGTGGAGTTCTTCGATGTGATGATGGAGCTGAGGTCGTGGCTGATCGACTGCCTCAAGAATGTCGACCTGACCATGAGGCTCGGCGGTCCCAAGTCTGAATCGGCGATATTCGCCGGACAAGTCTTAGCGTTACTCGAGAAAAACTTAGGAGACATTGAGTAA
- the LOC124641976 gene encoding protein Star — MAEKKIQENPLPEATVQDLPAETADKPKDTLPKAVPDKTTTTVPLPAVPPPVVTPRLSVPGFTKASPNDLYRRLLPAMLFVLTFVTVMTMLLIYMDTVALGAQKFRANMSRDYELASIAQGSAALVAFVQQLHLAPRHRALPPHPPPQPTPQVRVLDQLYGEIYNGTLVEFVPRGPVSGTAAYLLSARGWDGVVVRAAARDYLALRGPARALHACLSPTEHPREVTYQETESQESVFSSRVLCLPLLTVLLAGDAARARLLLLGGSSALPALAHLPFDDDRVHLPMIEVQFSNDTIRNKTTNFLLTKNYTVAASFDTSVMYALNKDV; from the exons ATGGCCGAAAAG AAAATACAAGAGAATCCCTTACCGGAGGCAACAGTCCAGGATCTACCTGCAGAGACAGCAGACAAACCTAAAGACACATTACCTAAAGCCGTTCCGGACAAAACTACCACCACAGTACCACTACCAGCAGTCCCGCCACCAGTGGTGACACCACGTCTGTCCGTGCCAGGGTTTACGAAGGCCTCACCCAATGACTTGTACCGACGGCTGCTGCCCGCAATGCTGTTTGTGCTGACATTTGTCACTGTCATGACGATGCTGCTCATTTATATGGATACTGTTG CCCTGGGCGCTCAAAAGTTCCGCGCGAACATGTCCCGCGACTACGAGCTGGCCAGCATCGCGCAGGGCTCGGCGGCGCTGGTGGCCTTCGTGCAGCAGCTGCACCTCGCGCCGCGCCACCGGGCGCTGCCGCCGCACCCGCCGCCGCAGCCCACGCCGCAGGTGCGGGTGCTCGACCAACTGTATGGGGAGATT TACAACGGCACGCTAGTAGAGTTCGTCCCCCGCGGGCCTGTGTCCGGTACTGCGGCGTACCTGCTGTCGGCGCGCGGCTGGGACGGCGTGGTGGtgcgggcggcggcgcgagaCTACCTGGCGCTGCGGGGGCCTGCTAGAGCCCTGCATGCGTGCCTCAGCCCCACGGAGCATCCGAGAGAG GTGACATACCAAGAGACAGAGTCCCAGGAGAGCGTGTTCAGCTCGCGCGTGCTGTGCCTGCCGCTGCTGACGGTGCTGCTGGCGGGCgacgcggcgcgggcgcggctgCTGCTGCTGGGCGGGAGCAGTGCGCTGCCCGCGCTCGCGCACCTGCCCTTCGATGACGACAGGGTGCACTTGCCG ATGATAGAGGTACAATTCAGCAACGATACCATCCGCAATAAGACTACGAACTTCCTCCTCACAAAGAACTACACAGTAGCCGCGTCGTTCGACACGAGCGTCATGTATGCACTCAATAAAGACGTGTGA